A window of Candidatus Hydrogenedentota bacterium contains these coding sequences:
- a CDS encoding redoxin domain-containing protein, whose product MYTLRLFIPALVACALLVAGCSQPDPVATEPAPLEPPTPVAEESPAASPVVSPTPEPAPAVDSASEAPLPEVRAVNTAELGEVLEKTRGKVTVLNFWATWCVPCVKEMPDFVTLHDESDPAQVALVSLSIDDAAEIAGAIPEFQRAHKVPFPIYVLNERDDEALLKALRGKFSGMIPATFVYDKSGALVKTVEGPVTLAELREILKPLLAPTS is encoded by the coding sequence ATGTACACGCTTCGCCTGTTCATACCCGCTCTCGTCGCCTGCGCCCTGCTGGTTGCGGGCTGCTCGCAACCCGACCCGGTGGCTACCGAACCGGCCCCTTTGGAGCCTCCGACCCCGGTGGCGGAGGAAAGTCCGGCGGCCTCCCCGGTCGTCTCACCCACGCCGGAACCGGCACCCGCCGTCGATAGCGCCTCGGAGGCGCCCCTTCCCGAGGTGCGCGCGGTGAACACTGCGGAGCTCGGTGAAGTTCTCGAAAAAACGCGGGGCAAGGTGACCGTGCTCAATTTCTGGGCCACGTGGTGCGTGCCCTGTGTGAAGGAGATGCCCGATTTCGTGACCCTGCACGACGAGTCCGATCCGGCGCAAGTCGCGCTGGTGAGTCTCTCCATTGACGACGCCGCCGAAATTGCGGGCGCCATTCCCGAGTTTCAGCGCGCCCACAAGGTGCCGTTTCCAATCTACGTGCTCAATGAGCGGGATGATGAGGCGCTGCTGAAGGCCCTGCGGGGGAAATTTTCCGGTATGATTCCCGCCACGTTCGTCTACGACAAGTCGGGGGCGCTGGTGAAGACCGTGGAGGGCCCCGTCACCCTGGCGGAGCTGCGCGAAATCCTGAAACCGCTGCTCGCTCCCACCTCCTAA